Genomic window (Spirosoma sp. KCTC 42546):
CTTCTGAATCTCGTTTCGGAGGGCCTTCTCTTCCATATAGTACGAGTAATCGCCAGCATAATAATTCAGTTTCGCCCCCGACACTTCAACAATCGTATCGACCACATTATCAATGAATTCCCGGTCGTGAGAAACAACAATTACGGATCCTTCGTAGTTCTGAACGTATTTTTCAACCCACTGAATGGAGGGTAAGTCCAGGTGGTTGGTCGGCTCATCAAGCATAAGCAACGACGGTTTTTCCAGCAGCAGTTTTGCCAGCATCACGCGCATTCGCCATCCCCCGGAGAATAACTTCAAAGGCCTATGCAGATCATCTGTCGAAAAGCCAAGCCCTTCCAGAATCTCTTCGGCTCTGGACTGGATGGTATAGCCATCCAGCGCATCGAATTCCTCCTGCGCCTTGCCTAATTTATCTACCAGATCGTCGGTATAATCAGTCTCCATTTTATGGAGCAACTCCTCAATCTTAATTTGCAATTCATTTTGCCGGGCAAACGCCTGCATTGCCACGGAGAGAATTGATTCGTCGGTCTGGTATGAAAGCAGATCCTGGTTCAGGAAACCGATCGATACATCTCCTGCTTTGGAGATTGTCCCCCCATCGGGCTGGTATTCGCCATTAATAATTCGAAGTAGTGTCGATTTGCCGGTACCATTGAGGCCGATCAGACCGATTTTCTGGTTGGGCTTGATATGAAGCGAGGCATTATCGTAAAGCGCCCGGCTTCCGAGGTAATATGAGAGGTTTGTGATGGAAATCATGGATGCAAATTTACCAAAAAAAGAACGGATACTTGCGTTCTTAAATTCCAAACGGTTATATTTGCACCGCACCGGCGGCCCGGTCGCAAAAGCCACTAAAGGCAGTCATAAGCCTCCTTAGCTCAGTTGGTAGAGCACTTCATTCGTAATGAAGGGGTCGTAGGTTCAAGTCCTATAGGAGGCTCAACTTTTGAATCAAGCACTTAACAAATACGTTAAGTGCTTTTTTTTGTAAGATTGCAAAACATTTTGATGGGTTGATTTCAGACTAAACAATCGCCTGCCAAGCAAGTAGATTTATTAAAAACGAGTGGGCAGAGCCAACAAGCTTACTCACAATTATGATAGTAAAGGCTATCAAGATATTTCAGCCAATGCTTGTTGGCTTAGTCAAGCCGCTTGGTCTCCTCGACGCTATTGCCATTATGTTTTAACTAAAAAGTTCGGAGTAGTTAAAGCCCATGACAGCGACAATTAATATATTGGCACTTATACAACTAGTTCGTCATGCTTGACACTCTCAAAAAGACGACACAATTAGATGGAGATGCTTGGTTGTCATTCAGCAATATTGTGACTCACCAGCAATTGATGAAAGGCGAAACTCTAGTACAGCCTGGCCAAATTTGTAGGCATATATTCTTCCTGCAAACTGGACTTATACGGAGTTTTTATCTTAAAGAAGGGGATGAACGGAATGTAGCGTTTAGTCTTGAAAACTCGTTTCTAACGGACTTGAAAAGTTTGCGTAATCAGGAGCCAAGCGAACTAACTATCCAAGCACTTGAGCCCTCACTAGTGCTGAAAATGGCCAAAATAGACCTGATTAATCTGTATCAGCGTCTCATCAGATTGAAGCTTTAGGCAGAAAGTTAGTAGAGTCTTTTTTAGAAGAGCAGGAGGAATACGCGTCTTGGTTTACCTTGTATTCGGCTAAAGAACGCTATGATTTGTTAATTCAAAAGAAGCCTGAGTTAATTGAAAGACTTCCGTTGGGTCAATTGGCATCTTTCTTAGGAATTCGCCGGGAAACATTAAGCCGAATCCGTCGCTTGAAGTAATGCTTTTTTGACTTTTGTCACACATTTTTCGCTTACGGGCTGTCTACTTTTGCTTCCATTAAACTATAGAAGCAATGGACATAACTCAAACGAAGCAATTGGCAATCAACTTCATTGAAGAAATTTGGAATCAACAACAGTATGCTAAACTGGATGATTATCTTCATCCTGACTATGTTGACCACTCCCTACCAACGCCCCTAGCCCCCAACAGAACTGGCTTATTAAAGTGGATTCAAGCCACCAGTCAATCATTCTCGCATCAGACTGTTATCGAGGATCAAGTTACCGAAGGAGACAAGACAATTCTAAAAGTTAAACTGTTGATGACCCATATTGGGTTATGGCGTGGTATCGAAGCGACCAGGGCTCAGGTCAGCACTACAGGGTATCGATTCTACCGATTAGCCGATGACAAGATCATTGAACATTGGGCTGCCATTGACGGTACAGTGTTAGAGGCCCAATTGAAACATAAAGCAAGTGAAGGTTGCAAAATTCCGGAATAATGTATTACTATACGATCAAGCCTATTGTAACTAATAGTCTGATTTCTCGTTTAATTCACTTTCCATAAAGTGAGTTCTTCAACGGCTCTAGGAAAGGGGCAAAGTTAGCCAATCCTAAGTTTTGTACTTTTCCAGAGGTATTATATCATTTGCTTGACCATTATACGGAGGAGTACTATGAGCAGCAAAACGGTATCGAGAAAAAGGTTAGGGAGTTGAGTTATACAAGAACTACAGCCAAGTGATGGGTCGGGGACATGTTTTGAATACCACCTATAGAGTCAATAGTTGCCTTCTAAAAGGAGTAATGCTAACAACCCCTTTATAAAACGATGAAGCGATCCATTCTGCTGCTTACCCTGAGCCTTGGCCTGCTCTCCCTATCCCAGGTACAAACCTTGTATCTTTTTTGTCTTACCCTCTTCGAATACGTATTTTAGTGAGGCCATAAAAATGGCTAGCAGCTTCGTTCTCTACGATCAATTACGGGATAGGTCGGGGAGCGAAGCCTATTCGTTTCACGATATCGCCTGGGAACTCTCCGCGCTAGCGGGTCGGTCCATCGCTTACCAAAGCAGCGAGCTGGCGTCCTACATCGCGCAGAAAGTTGCCGCCGGATTCCCCGACTTCGTCGCCAACTTCTTTGCCCAGTGGGGTGCCGCCACCCAAAACGGCATGCTGGCCGGGACAGATGATACCGTCGAGCGTCTGCTTGGCCGCAAGCCAACTTCGTTGCGGGAGTACCTGAAAACGACTTACTTCTCGGGTACTTAATCGCTCATCGTGGCGGACAATACCCATGTATCAATTTATCCAGGCCAAGAATATGGTTTGTGTATGCATGTGCGATCCCGTATCGGCATGGCCACCGCTCGGGATCGCACTTCGCGGATCAATCATAGTACATTTCTTAACGCTGATCTGCTTTCCTGTTCATCCAGTAAATGGGCTAGATAGTGAAGCCCTATACCCTGGTTGTGGACAAGGGAGGGCGATCGTTTAGTTGCCTCAGGTTAAGTAAATTTAAAGACCGCCAGGATAATTATGGCTAGAAACACCAGCAGTTGAACCGTGTGAAACCAAGTCAGTTTTGTTAGGGTGGGTTGGATGGGCAAACTTAGGCCACTCCCTTCAGCAAACAGGTTGTTTCTTAACCACTTCATCTGGGGGTTGCCTACGAGCAGGCCATTCAGGGGAAGCAGCAAGATTAATATAAGTTTTACTTGAAGCCAGAACTGCTGCAAGTAAACGCCCTCGGTTAATATCATCAGACCAACTCCGGAAATGACCAATAACACCCCACCGGCTAGTAAGATCGGACCCAGTCTCGACAGGAGTCTAAATAGACCAACGGATGCTTTATCCTGCGACTTTAACAGACTTACAAACCAGCGGAATGCCACAAACTCGCTAACCGTAGTGCCGGCCATGAGCACCAAGCCGGAAAGATGCATAACCAGCAACACTTGTTGTAAAATGAATGAATCCATCAGGTCGTTGGTTTGTAACTATTTCTGAATAATAAAAAACTGGCGATGACCATGTAAACCGCCGTACCGCCATGGACCAGCAAGCGGGGCAGGTCCACTCCGTTCTGTTGGTAGATCAGCAAACAGTCGGTAAAGGGGATGATGATGGCAGCCGTAAACACGTACGCGGTCGCTTTTTTCATCCGGGTCAACCCCAAAGCCAGCAGGGCTAGGCCCGAAAAAATATCGCGTATCCCCTTTATGCGGCCGTAGGTAAGGGCTGAATCCGTCAGGGGTCCTATCCCAAAATCGTCCATGCTAAGCTGGGGAGCCAACATAAACCGGAGACCGATGAGGAGAATTGCCAGTGCGATGGACAGAGTCATCCAATAGGATGCCGACCGCCAGCCCCAGGGGGCCGGTACATGTTCTGTTTTCATAGTGTGCTTGTCGTGATCGATTCTGACCACAAAGCTCTCCACTAAAAAACAGCCGCTAGTTCACCCAGGTTAATTAATGGGTCTGGGCCATTCGTTTTCGAATGCGGCTCAGGGATTGGGGCTTGATGCCTATGTAGGAGGCAATGTAATACTGGGGAATGCGCTGAGCTATATCGGGAAACTTTACCAGAAAGGTCTGGTAGCGCTGCTCGGGAGGGTCGGTGTAGAGGGAGTTAATCTGGTGGATGGCACTCACAAAAACCTCGCTGATGGCCAGCCTTCCAAATCGTTCCCCCTCTTCAACTTGTCGATACA
Coding sequences:
- a CDS encoding Crp/Fnr family transcriptional regulator gives rise to the protein MLDTLKKTTQLDGDAWLSFSNIVTHQQLMKGETLVQPGQICRHIFFLQTGLIRSFYLKEGDERNVAFSLENSFLTDLKSLRNQEPSELTIQALEPSLVLKMAKIDLINLYQRLIRLKL
- a CDS encoding ester cyclase produces the protein MDITQTKQLAINFIEEIWNQQQYAKLDDYLHPDYVDHSLPTPLAPNRTGLLKWIQATSQSFSHQTVIEDQVTEGDKTILKVKLLMTHIGLWRGIEATRAQVSTTGYRFYRLADDKIIEHWAAIDGTVLEAQLKHKASEGCKIPE
- a CDS encoding DUF2269 family protein; its protein translation is MDSFILQQVLLVMHLSGLVLMAGTTVSEFVAFRWFVSLLKSQDKASVGLFRLLSRLGPILLAGGVLLVISGVGLMILTEGVYLQQFWLQVKLILILLLPLNGLLVGNPQMKWLRNNLFAEGSGLSLPIQPTLTKLTWFHTVQLLVFLAIIILAVFKFT
- a CDS encoding DUF4267 domain-containing protein, producing MKTEHVPAPWGWRSASYWMTLSIALAILLIGLRFMLAPQLSMDDFGIGPLTDSALTYGRIKGIRDIFSGLALLALGLTRMKKATAYVFTAAIIIPFTDCLLIYQQNGVDLPRLLVHGGTAVYMVIASFLLFRNSYKPTT